One stretch of Brachyhypopomus gauderio isolate BG-103 chromosome 10, BGAUD_0.2, whole genome shotgun sequence DNA includes these proteins:
- the dclk1a gene encoding serine/threonine-protein kinase DCLK1a isoform X4, whose translation MLQYEVNGTPGSQLSTPHTVKSPNPSPSSPESLKKREGSEQGGSSVSLASTKPCSLDESNGPATEAEPAEENATPTVPASISDRYTVGRMIGDGNFAVVHECVERSTGRAYALKVINKGKCRGKEQMIQNEVAILRRVKHPNIVLLIEEMDTYSELYLVMELVKGGDLFDAITSATRYTERDASGMLYNLANAIKYLHSLNIVHRDIKPENLLVYEHQDGSKSLKLGDFGLATVVDGPLYTVCGTPTYVAPEIITETGYGLKVDIWAAGVITYILLCGFPPFRGSSDDQETLFDQILLGQLEFPLPYWDNVSDTAKELITSMLQMEVDQRITALQVLEHPWVTDEGLSENEHQLSVAGKIKKHFNTGPKPSGTTPGVDVITTTTPDKKGQILRRGRHQDVSSPLPSTQPPCSLPAQPSTPHHRPDLQLCSLPNHPSPSPVSATSTPESEDFSACSTETVRSASSPF comes from the exons ATGTTGCAATACGAAG TCAATGGTACTCCAGGCAGCCAGCTGTCCACACCCCACACCGTGAAGTCACCAAACCCCTCCCCTTCCAGTCCAGAGAGTCTCAAGAAACGTGAG GGCTCAGAACAAGGCGGCTCCTCCGTCTCCCTGGCCTCCACCAAGCCGTGCAGCCTGGACGAAAGCAACGGGCCGGCTACTGAAG CCGAGCCTGCGGAGGAGAACGCCACCCCCACCGTGCCGGCCTCCATCTCCGACCGCTACACGGTGGGCCGTATGATCGGCGACGGCAACTTCGCGGTGGTGCACGAGTGCGTGGAGCGCTCCACGGGTCGGGCGTATGCCCTCAAGGTCATCAACAAGGGCAAATGCAGAGGGAAG GAGCAGATGATCCAGAATGAGGTGGCCATCCTGCGGAGGGTGAAGCACCCCAACATTGTCCTGCTGATCGAGGAGATGGACACCTACAGTGAGCTCTACCTGGTCATGGAGCTGGTCAAG GGGGGCGACCTCTTTGACGCTATTACCTCTGCTACCAGATACACAGAGAGGGATGCCAGTGGCATGCTGTATAATCTGGCCAACGCCATTAAATATCTACACAGCCTTAACATCGTCCATAGAGACATCAAGCCAGAGAACCTTTTG GTATACGAGCACCAGGACGGAAGCAAATCTCTGAAGCTGGGAGACTTCGGCTTGGCGACAGTGGTAGACGGACCGCTGTACACCGTCTGTGGAACGCCCACATATGTAGCACCTGAAATCATCACAGAGACTGG GTATGGCCTTAAAGTTGACATCTGGGCAGCTGGGGTCATTACATACATCCTACTGTGTGGGTTCCCACCCTTCCGTGG GAGCTCAGATGATCAAGAGACTCTGTTTGACCAGATATTGCTGGGCCAGTTAGAATTTCCTCTCCCATACTGGGACAATGTGTCAGACACAGCAAAG GAGCTCATCACATCCATGCTGCAGATGGAAGTGGATCAGAGAATCACAGCTCTGCAGGTTCTGGAACATCCCTGGGTGACT GATGAGGGCCTGTCGGAGAATGAGCACCAGCTGTCTGTGGCAGggaagatcaagaagcactttAACACTGGCCCCAAGCCCAGCGGCACCACGCCAGGAGTCGACGTGATCACG ACCACCACTCCTGATAAGAAGGGGCAGATTCTCCGACGAGGACGCCACCAGGATGTGAGCTCACCGCTGCCCTCCACCCAGCCGCCCTGTAGCCTCCCCGCCCagccctccaccccacaccaccgcCCCGATCTACAGCTGTGCTCCCTGCCaaaccacccctccccctcccccgtctCGGCCACCTCCACGCCTGAGTCTGAAGACTTTTCCGCCTGCTCCACCGAGACTGTGCGCTCGGCCAGCTCCCCCTTCTAG
- the dclk1a gene encoding serine/threonine-protein kinase DCLK1a isoform X3, translated as MLQYEVNGTPGSQLSTPHTVKSPNPSPSSPESLKKREGSEQGGSSVSLASTKPCSLDESNGPATEAEPAEENATPTVPASISDRYTVGRMIGDGNFAVVHECVERSTGRAYALKVINKGKCRGKEQMIQNEVAILRRVKHPNIVLLIEEMDTYSELYLVMELVKGGDLFDAITSATRYTERDASGMLYNLANAIKYLHSLNIVHRDIKPENLLVYEHQDGSKSLKLGDFGLATVVDGPLYTVCGTPTYVAPEIITETGYGLKVDIWAAGVITYILLCGFPPFRGSSDDQETLFDQILLGQLEFPLPYWDNVSDTAKELITSMLQMEVDQRITALQVLEHPWVTDEGLSENEHQLSVAGKIKKHFNTGPKPSGTTPGVDVITLDHDFCVQRSGSLDFYQHPGMFWIRPPLLIRRGRFSDEDATRM; from the exons ATGTTGCAATACGAAG TCAATGGTACTCCAGGCAGCCAGCTGTCCACACCCCACACCGTGAAGTCACCAAACCCCTCCCCTTCCAGTCCAGAGAGTCTCAAGAAACGTGAG GGCTCAGAACAAGGCGGCTCCTCCGTCTCCCTGGCCTCCACCAAGCCGTGCAGCCTGGACGAAAGCAACGGGCCGGCTACTGAAG CCGAGCCTGCGGAGGAGAACGCCACCCCCACCGTGCCGGCCTCCATCTCCGACCGCTACACGGTGGGCCGTATGATCGGCGACGGCAACTTCGCGGTGGTGCACGAGTGCGTGGAGCGCTCCACGGGTCGGGCGTATGCCCTCAAGGTCATCAACAAGGGCAAATGCAGAGGGAAG GAGCAGATGATCCAGAATGAGGTGGCCATCCTGCGGAGGGTGAAGCACCCCAACATTGTCCTGCTGATCGAGGAGATGGACACCTACAGTGAGCTCTACCTGGTCATGGAGCTGGTCAAG GGGGGCGACCTCTTTGACGCTATTACCTCTGCTACCAGATACACAGAGAGGGATGCCAGTGGCATGCTGTATAATCTGGCCAACGCCATTAAATATCTACACAGCCTTAACATCGTCCATAGAGACATCAAGCCAGAGAACCTTTTG GTATACGAGCACCAGGACGGAAGCAAATCTCTGAAGCTGGGAGACTTCGGCTTGGCGACAGTGGTAGACGGACCGCTGTACACCGTCTGTGGAACGCCCACATATGTAGCACCTGAAATCATCACAGAGACTGG GTATGGCCTTAAAGTTGACATCTGGGCAGCTGGGGTCATTACATACATCCTACTGTGTGGGTTCCCACCCTTCCGTGG GAGCTCAGATGATCAAGAGACTCTGTTTGACCAGATATTGCTGGGCCAGTTAGAATTTCCTCTCCCATACTGGGACAATGTGTCAGACACAGCAAAG GAGCTCATCACATCCATGCTGCAGATGGAAGTGGATCAGAGAATCACAGCTCTGCAGGTTCTGGAACATCCCTGGGTGACT GATGAGGGCCTGTCGGAGAATGAGCACCAGCTGTCTGTGGCAGggaagatcaagaagcactttAACACTGGCCCCAAGCCCAGCGGCACCACGCCAGGAGTCGACGTGATCACG TTGGACCATGATTTTTGCGTCCAGAGATCAGGGTCGTTGGACTTCTACCAGCACCCGGGCATGTTCTGGATAAG ACCACCACTCCTGATAAGAAGGGGCAGATTCTCCGACGAGGACGCCACCAGGATGTGA